The DNA sequence TGCTGCAAAATGGTCTTCAAATTGACGAGCTAACTCCTGAAAGCGGGATATTGAATCTGCAGGCAAAGAGCAAAACCagtcaagtgcaggaccgtctaaaaAAGATGGAAAACATCGACAAAGAATTGGATCGGATGCACCGTTAACAATCATAATAGATCGGAACTTTTTAACATGCTGCTTTGGATCACCCAGTCCGTCATATGGGGTTAAAGTTGTTGGGAGGGTGAATTGTCTAGGGAGTTGAAAGTTCATTATATCCGCCGTGAATGGTCCTGCGGAGTTGTCAGGTTGTTCTTCCTCATTTTCAGGCTGAGCTTCTTCATTCCGTTGATTTTCTTCATTATTGCTTTGTGGTGTCTCAGAAACATGAGTTCGTTCGTTGTTTTCATCATCATTAGTATGGTGTCCTAAACGAGCTTGTTCTAACTGTGCGATTTGATTTTGCATTCTCTGGTTATCTTCCGCCATTCGCTGATTTGCCTGTTGAAGCTCGGTCACTATCCTCAGAAGCTCGGATGGAGTGGGCGGGGGGACGTCCGCCATGAGGGTGTGTGGAAAATCCGGGGCCTAGCACAAGTGATGTTTCAAATTgttcggccccacggtgggcgccaatgtTCTTACCAGCTTAGGCCGAGGTATAGGTCGCGCTCCAGATAGGTCGTCCTCCTGATAAGGTCGGTGGATTCCTAAGGCGCGATCCAAAATCTCGGTGTACAGAAAGGGTGGAAGAATCgggtacctgcaaaaggcactccgacgctcaaattAGTAAGAGAATATGTATGGAGTCTTTTTCTTAGAAAGATTGCTTACCTTCTTTTGTTCCTGCTTTTCCTTTTATACTCGTTTGTTGTTGAGCGTTTAGATTTAAGTCGTAACGTCTGGAGAGGGAATTTATTGCCTATCCGACGTTATTGTGTGAGAATGAATGCCGATTATGGCAAATATTCGGTTATAATGGTGAACACGTTACCGAGCTTATAACTCGTAACCGACTTTACTGGTCATATCAAGATTGATGAAGGACTAGTAGAAACAATACAATTTTTACCAAAACTAGATTAATTGAGTGATGATAAAAGTTATAGTGGAAACTCAGATGCAGTCaatttcacatgaagttgataattgagaactgttagatgatttgactgatttgattaaatttttatctaacggcgctcacctatcaacttcacatgaagtcgactgtacctgagttttcacctaaaaGTTATACACTCTTCTACGAAAAATAGTCTCGATTGGGTTttgtttctatattttattttatttttagtattttttgtttttaaattttataaaaaattgaaaataatattaacataaGGGTCTAATTGacttttgcttttatttcatattttttgtgttttatttttaaaattttaaaagtaaaaatagaaaatcaaaacagaaaagaGCCATAtcctaattttgttatttttattattttaaattttttcacaaactttaaaatgaaatataaaaattaaaataaaaaatgaaaatataaactACTCGAACCATTAGTTCTTTAAAGAATTTAAACATACATTTTACTGTTACATAAGATTATAATTACCTATAATTAtctcaaaataaaatgaaaaacaaaaacaaaactcaCTGCCTCATTTCGCAATTTCCATTACAGAAGTATAGAATGATGACATTTATGATTAAGTCGAACCTCTTCTTTTTTTGGTAAAAAGTTGTGCTTTCTTAAtcaagtgtatatatatatatatatatatatatatatatatatatatatatatatatatattcttagaaTCTATTGCAGCAGTTTGAACTACTGAATCTATGTattgcttaattaattaattaatctaataTTAAATTCAGCTACTATGGCCTAGCGTGTCCAGAATAACGAATATTAATCAATTCATCATCATGAACCCTTGGCCTTATTTTGCTTAAGCAGTGAAACCTTCAAGTGATGATGGAGTCATGGAGGAGACTTTTAAAGTATCGTTTTCTATCTTAATTAAGCATTGTTAAAGTGCATTTGAAAAACTTTTTTAATAAGACAACATCTTaagaatacaattttttttaaaaaagaaggattttgaaatttcaaacaaTATCATTAAATATACACAAAAAGTTGTTTTTTCTTATACATAAAAGTTTATGTAAATTATCGAAGAAAAAGGTCTATGTAAGAAAGTGCTCTTGGcactaattaaaattactattaacagagattttttttttcaataaatacattaaaaattgtaTTATTTAGTGTTTCAACAAAAATCTTTATCTATTAAACccctttaatttattaatgtttttaagacttttgttaaaatattttatatatttattcaattatattcatttttttaaatgactatttatatagttaatataaaaaataattatttttactgatatatcgtaattagatatatatataaattatttcatACACACAacgaatcaaaattaaattatatatataagtgtgtAATTATTTAATTTACCATATATTATGTCATATCCACGCcttctcaaaaataaaataaaaagaacacaCACCCCCAAAATTATTTATtcgtttagaaataaaaaagggaaACTCATATTAGGTTACTAGTTACTACCAATGTGTAGTGGTTTAATTTGATGTAATAAAATTTGACATGCACTGATATTGTAGGCATATGTAATTTACAGTTTGAGTTGTTAGAAAGCAActagaatttaaagagaaaaataacaaccGAAGTAACGGAATATCTAATGATAGAAAAGGCAGAAAACAATATATCGGTAGCTTTATTTTTGGCTCCACTATGCTGTACTATAGAttccaaaactacatctaatatAAATTCCAAAGTACTCAATTTTGATCCCATTGGTTTCCATCTGACCATGTATGCAATGTATCACCTCCAACGGGATAAGTTTACATTTATTGcgaatattttcttttcttaatttagtCAATCAAAATATCCCCATATCTTTATTCATGAACTATCATGTCCAACTTGAAAACTACCAACACACACCACCCATTGTCCACATGAATCAATTATTTGGACCTACCTTTGCActcccaaatttcaaattttcaatcaataaCGTAAGCGATGATAATACTATGTGCATGACTAGCCGTATAAGAGAATAATTAAAGAAACTAAATTGtccaaaaactaaattaaatgtgATAGATCAactcaagaaaataaaatccattCTACATATACATAGAATTATTAGAACAATTCTAATCGAgtgatttttaggattttaaagCTAATATATAAAAGAAGTAGACCATTTTTGAATTTCATTCTTCATTGGAAATCATTGATAAAATGATATTGATTTTAGTATAGAAAGACTATTTCATTTTGGTAAAAAACTgaagttataaaatttaaattgaattaaaattaaatattgattaaaaatctcatatttaattttaaaatactatttatattatatgattgGCAAATATTGATGTACCattttataaaatctaaaataaaattaaattaaaagtttaaaaccgAACATTGAAAAtatggtggaaactcaggtgcagtcgacttgtcttcacgtgaagttgatacttaagaaccgttaaatgatttgactaaattttcatctaacagctctcgaatatcaacttcacgtgaagttgacttcACATGAGTTTTTACCTAAAAATACTCATAAAGACGAACCAATCATTAATCGATCCACTTAAAATAATAAGTCACTAAaattatttgagttttacatATTGACATGAAATATTACCACCTTAATTATCTCTCTACTTATAGAAAAATTTacataaaaagtaaaaactcacaTGTAGTTGTCTTTATGTAAAGTTTATAATTGAGAATTGTTAGATaacaatttagtcaaatttatcaaatcatttaacaactctcaactatcaacttcacgtgaaaatAATTCTTAAGGGTAATGTTaagtagacaaaaaaaaatagctagaacttgccttatttagtattaattaactGTCGTAATAATTAATGAACggtaaataaggcaagttatgactgtttttggctgatttttttttttgttaccaaatatttttgtttaaaataagaTGAAAATTGGATCGAATGGAGCTATTATTCAAGCAAAGTAATTGAAAATAAGTAATTTTGTGTATTGAATTcatgcaaaaagaaaaaagaaaaaagaaggtgTAAAAGGACAGCAGAGGCGTGGCCCATGCAAGTGTTCTGGAGAGTGAGTGCGACGTTCACCTGATCTAACTGTGGCATGAAATGTGGTTCCCCTTAAATAGCGatgcatacacacacacacacatgacACATCCACATACATTTCTTGTTATGAAAAAATCAGGAGGAGGCATCATGAAGGGTTACGAGCCACGTTCAAGTTCGTCTTGTGCGGCCTGCAAATTCTTGAAGAGAAGGTGCATACCTAACTGCATATTCGCCCCTTACTTTCGCTCCGACGAGTGCAAGAAATTCGCCAAAGTTCACAAGGTCTTCGGCGCCAGCAATGTCAGCAAGATCCTCGTCGAGGTCCCCGAGGACCAGCGGGAAGACACCGTCAACTCCCTCGCCTACGAGGCCGAGGCCCGCCTCCGCGACCCTGTTTACGGCTGCATTGGCGCCATTGCTCTCCTTCAGAGGAAAATGCTCGAGCTTCAGCACGATCTCGCCATTGCCAAGGATCGTCTTGCTCGCTATTCTGCTGTTGCTGCTACTGCTGATGCTACTTCTCTTattacttcttcctcttcttcctccgatAACATCTTTCATTTCAATAATTCTCAAGTTTCCTTGCCTCCTTTCCCTGAATTCCCTTCTTCCTCTGATTTCAATGACACTGCTGCTTTCTGCCacgcctcttcttcttcctctcaatCCTTTCCCAGACACGACACCACTGTAGTCGACGATTTCATTCAAATTCCATATATATTTTAGATTATATATTCTCATTGTCACCGTTTTCCATCTTCAATTATTGTCCCTTTCCTTGTTGTTTGTTTTTCTCAATTTTCTAATCAATCAAAACCAGCCACTTTTGTTGTATATGCTAATAATtcatataaataattaacaaCTCCGTCAATGAATTTGCCTGAGCTTGACATCTTTTTTCCACAATTTCAACCACGATGATTTAATTTCCGTTACATCTCCATTACTGCACATGCTTACATGTATTTATCttagttgatagttaaaaattattagataataatttaatcacatacatatattaaattatttaataattttcaattattaattttacgtGTAATTCTTCGTCAGGAATAATATGCTGTTATTAATAAGAAATTGTTTGGACCAGAAAAAAAAACTGAAAGAAACTCAGTCTGACTAATAATAAATCAGTTTGTTTATGCGAATTGCAATGATATTGGATGATTCGATGAGAATTGTGATAAGAGGGtaattattatattcttgtaGTGAATTAAGATGAGATATATGGCTTTTGGGTGATGTGGACACGAGAACAATGAGCATTCATTGCCATTAACTAGATGAGTGAGAGAGACACCGTATTCAGTACAAAAAAAGAAAGCAACACTAGCAAGTTTGATTCTTTTGCCTATCTTTCTTTTTGAACGATTTTCCTCCCAATGCAATGCATAGTGGGTCTTACCACCGTACTGTTCTATTGAAACATGGAGCATCCCCATCATGATTCTCACTGAAAAAAGAAACCCCACCACCAATGGTCCTTATAAGCTTTTATCATAGTCATGGGAATCCAAAGACTAATGACTATAGACACCAATCTATACAATTTTCAACAGTAATTTCTTTAATAGttttaattcaatatttataCAAAATTCGATTTGATTACACGTATTAGGTTATTTGTGGTGTATGTGTATGGAACATATTAATGGCAACATCATGCTATGGCCCAAACAATCAAAATGAAAACCCCTTATATATACTACTATTCTAGGTACATGAACCATTATTAATAGTAACGTAACCCCAATATATACCTAAAATTCTTTGTTAATAACACCATATACCAttgttgtttaattttaccaattTTGGAAATGCTCAGTACTTATCTAATACCGCTTTTATTACATCAACATGCTACCGACATGGAGTCTCATTACATGGGCTTTTGTCAGtgttagaataataataataaaaacttgcgtctaattatttttatataaattaatagttaaaaatcaataattataaattattcaataatttaatatatttaattaaattattatttaataatttttaattattaattttatataaaagacAATTGCAAAtgagttattttttaatatataatatttgtaaTCATAAACTGAGGTAGCTAAAAAGCTTTTGAAATCTAGTGAGATGATCCTGGCAATAGtatgttaatttaatttgaaGACCAACATCGGTATTTTTATCAAGCCTAGTAGTCTATTTATCATTGCATGGAACCGGTAAAGAAAGCATACAAGAATTAATCTTGcttgattataaattaaaagacATTAGAATTTGTAATAGAGGGAAAAATAATAGAATTAACATTATACGTACACAATTTGTTATTAGTTATTGGAAGGGAAAAAAGTAAAAGGAAGAAAATAGAAGTACAACATTTTTCTGGCGATCCATGTGTTGCAGAAATAATGCTGGGCTGCACGTGTATGTATGGCAGAGCGATATCACCTTCTGAATCCATAAATTATGCGAGTTTTCATATGCACAGCTGCCTGATGCCTACGACTACTTGGCACTGCACGTGACTCGATCGAAATATTCATTTAAGTTTTAACACACTGCACTTGGATACACTCACGTAAAAATTGATTAGGGATTACCGTTTGATTCAACCGAACTAACTTGATCTCTCCAGTTTTTAACCGAGTAGctagttttctttctttttttttttttaagtgataATAATTGCATGGATATGAGGTGGGTATGGATAGTGATAGTTACATTTTATATCCATTCCAAACATATAATTATATAAGGATTTGTTATTGGCGTCTAAGCCGTCGAGTGAATATAAGTGTAAATAAAATTGTTTTGCTtggattttaattttttggtgAATTATACAGTAAAGATgtaaatttatagattttttttttttatgtaatgaAAGAGAGATTGAAAATACTAGGATCTACTTTTTgaacattaataaaataataaaaaataattataaaagaaaTTTAATTCTCTCTATACAACCTCAATCTGTATAATAGAgtgctcttaattttttttattttgataaaaagtatCCATCAAATTTGTATTAAGAATTCAATTCAGGAATAAATATGATTTTATTAGAAGAATTTAACCCTAAGATTTAtggaatataaatattaaaatagactttgcaaataaaaaaagaatgtaCACTCTGTATTATTGATTGAATGAAACTTTACAaccaaatttttttcataaataaaaataaaaatagaatcaaacataaaaCTTGAAATGAATTCTATTTCACTTATTTTTGGTAACTTTGACAGATTTTTTGATAAGGTGTTTAATAATTAAGtttgtattaaaattttaagtatcGAAGAATAAATacgatttttctaaaaaatagtgGATTGGATTCGACTCGAGAATTACTTTGCGTTCGTATCGAAATGTATGAGATGCTCGAATTGTGAGAAATAATAAAGAATTACAAATAAACAGatgaaactttaaaattaaaattaaaagcaagcaaaaatgtttgaagaacaaaagtaaaaataaaatgcgtaaagcaaataataaaaagaaaacaaataaataaaaagaaatggaaaaaagaagataaaagaaaagcaaataaAAGTGGACTTCCAACACTCACATCTACTTGTACTCTATGGTCTTTCATTGCATCGCTGGAACTGGAAATTTTGACAGAAGTCTATCTGTGATGATCTAGTATTTTTGAAGAAGTCCTAAAATTTTTCTGAGTTTCTCCTATTTATAGACCATGAAGATAGACTTGTCACGGAAAATCTTGGTCCACAATCTTActtccttctttttctctgcCATGACCATAAAGAATCTTGACTCCTAAGAATCTTGAGGTAGGCTTGCTCCTCAAATTTTGCACCCATGTTCTCCACTCAACTTGAAGGTCAAGTAGCAAGCCTTGATACTCAGGGAAAGGCAATAACTACCTTTCGACTTCGACGTTTTTTACACCATCTTTATTCGACTTCAACTTACCCATTTCTTCTGTAATCGAAACCATTGGCATCTTTAATATTCCTCATGTCGGGCACGTGCAACCTTTTCAAACTCTCAAAATTTGAAAGGACAGTTACGCATCATATAAAAAGACGCGCGCTTTTCTGAGAATACATAATGTTCCCTGGGATTTAACGAGTCGTTCCTTGAATAGAGTACTTCTTCAAATTCTCCCGGTCGGATTATCTCATGAATCCACCAGGACTTTAGAAGAAACTAGTTGTTCATTTTCT is a window from the Arachis hypogaea cultivar Tifrunner chromosome 17, arahy.Tifrunner.gnm2.J5K5, whole genome shotgun sequence genome containing:
- the LOC112767415 gene encoding LOB domain-containing protein 21-like, translating into MTHPHTFLVMKKSGGGIMKGYEPRSSSSCAACKFLKRRCIPNCIFAPYFRSDECKKFAKVHKVFGASNVSKILVEVPEDQREDTVNSLAYEAEARLRDPVYGCIGAIALLQRKMLELQHDLAIAKDRLARYSAVAATADATSLITSSSSSSDNIFHFNNSQVSLPPFPEFPSSSDFNDTAAFCHASSSSSQSFPRHDTTVVDDFIQIPYIF